A window of Primulina huaijiensis isolate GDHJ02 chromosome 9, ASM1229523v2, whole genome shotgun sequence contains these coding sequences:
- the LOC140984336 gene encoding UDP-N-acetylmuramoyl-L-alanyl-D-glutamate--2,6-diaminopimelate ligase MurE homolog, chloroplastic isoform X2, protein MAFAFLSLRPFPPPWPPLSFSPKLTSNSINHHILLLKPPVLSTVSAIGPDGKYYPTSSDDDPPEAAEDSMHGINKFQQIQRQAARARKVQEEEFKKDQPIFLKALEETEDNPASLNNDYSGDDLFGEIDKAIALKRQEFIKKGLIKPAPKKEPVPEVESVDELEPEEVVDLEEISELQGMTEVSDVESVEENEESLDFEVGDGDFSSNLSSFDIDLDDFGKTKTRIVEPKFKMSLAELLDYSKVVPILVSGDLEVEISGISHDSRLVESGDLFVCRVGKKTDGHLYLSEADKRGAVAVVASKEMDIGETLGCKALVMVEDTDAVLANLASSFFRYPSKSMYVIGITGTNGKTTTSYLIKEVYEAMGLRTGMLSVVANYVHGDNKLESTKATMDSVLIQRLMAKMLHNGTEALVMEASSHELALGRCDEVDFDIAVFTNLTRDHLDCDGTLEEYRDAMAKLFSRMVDPERHRKIVNIDDPNATFFISQGNPEVPVMTFAMENKNADVHPLKFELSLFETQVLVNTPQGILEISSGLLGRHNIYNMLAAVSVGIAVGAPLEDIVRGIEEVDAVPGRCELIDEEQAFGVIVDHAQTPGALSRLLDYVRELSPRRIITDMYWLSCSSSRRRRPKSSESVVPLNTVNLDTQPSTKHERAELPKRTRYISKDIRPYVMSFIVCQSSITFIMQ, encoded by the exons ATGGCGTTTGCGTTTCTCTCTCTGCGGCCCTTCCCACCACCATGGCCACcgctctccttctctcctaagCTCACATCCAACTCCATCAACCACCACATCCTCCTCCTTAAACCACCCGTTCTCTCCACCGTTTCCGCCATAGGCCCTGATGGCAAATACTACCCCACCTCATCTGACGATGACCCACCTGAAGCTGCTGAGGACTCCATGCACGGCATCAACAAGTTTCAGCAAATCCAACGCCAGGCGGCCCGTGCTCGCAAGGTTCAAGAAGAAGAGTTCAAAAAAGATCAGCCCATTTTCCTCAAAGCCCTTGAGGAGACAGAGGATAATCCCGCTTCTCTTAACAATGATTATTCTGGGGATGATCTTTTTGGGGAGATTGATAAGGCTATTGCGTTGAAACGCCAAGAATTTATCAAGAAGGGATTGATTAAGCCAGCCCCAAAGAAAGAGCCCGTGCCCGAAGTTGAGAGTGTGGATGAGTTGGAGCCGGAGGAAGTTGTTGATTTGGAGGAGATTAGTGAGCTTCAAGGGATGACCGAGGTTTCTGATGTTGAAAGCGTGGAGGAAAATGAGGAAAGTTTGGATTTTGAGGTGGGTGATGGTGACTTTTCGAGCAATTTATCTTCATTTGATAttgatttggatgattttgGAAAGACCAAGACTAGGATTGTTGAACCTAAGTTTAAGATGAGCTTAGCTGAACTGTTGGATTATAGTAAAGTTGTTCCTATATTGGTGTCTGGTGATTTGGAGGTGGAAATTAGTGGCATTTCACATGATTCTCGCCTTGTTGAGAGTGGAGATTTGTTTGTGTGTCGTGTCGGGAAGAAAACTGATGGGCATCTGTATTTGTCGGAAGCAGATAAGAGAGGTGCTGTCGCAGTTGTGGCGAGTAAGGAGATGGATATAGGGGAGACTTTGGGATGTAAGGCACTGGTAATGGTGGAGGATACAGATGCTGTATTAGCTAATTTAGCATCTTCTTTTTTCAGGTATCCTTCAAAGAGCATGTATGTCATTGGGATCACTGGGACAAATGGGAAGACAACAACTTCGTATTTGATCAAAGAGGTGTACGAGGCAATGGGATTGAGGACAGGAATGTTGAGCGTGGTGGCAAATTATGTTCATGGAGACAACAAGCTGGAGTCAACTAAAGCTACAATGGATTCAGTTTTGATCCAGAGGTTGATGGCGAAAATGTTACACAATGGCACAGAGGCACTGGTCATGGAGGCTTCTTCTCATGAACTGGCCCTGGGACGGTGTGATGAGGTTGACTTTGACATTGCAGTTTTCACTAACTTGACAAGGGACCATTTGGATTGTGATGGGACGTTGGAGGAGTACAGAGATGCCATGGCTAAGCTTTTTTCAAGGATGGTTGATCCAGAACGCCATCGCAAGATAGTAAATATTGATGATCCAAATGCAACTTTCTTTATCTCACAAGGGAATCCTGAGGTCCCGGTCATGACCTTTGCAATGGAGAATAAGAATGCTGATGTACATCCTCTAAAGTTTGAATTGTCTTTGTTTGAGACACAAGTTCTAGTTAATACACCTCAAGGTATATTGGAAATTTCGTCAGGGCTACTTGGAAGGCATAATATTTATAACATGCTTGCAGCTGTTTCTGTTGGGATTGCGGTTGGGGCTCCTTTGGAGGATATTGTACGAGGGATTGAAGAGGTTGATGCAGTGCCAGGCAGGTGTGAGTTGATAGATGAGGAACAGGCTTTTGGAGTGATTGTCGACCATGCACAAACTCCTGGTGCTTTGTCTAGACTTCTTGATTATGTTAGAGAACTTTCCCCTAGGCGAATTATAACCG ACATGTATTGGCTCTCAtgctcatcatcaagacgtagACGTCCAAAGTCATCAGAGTCTGTGGTCCCGTTGAACACTGTAAACCTCGATACCCAACCGTCCACTAAACATGAAAGGGCTGAGCTACCCAAAcgaacgaggtatatctcaaaagatatcaggccaTACGTGATGTCGTTCATAGTATGTCAAAGTAGTATAACATTTATCATGCAAtag
- the LOC140984336 gene encoding UDP-N-acetylmuramoyl-L-alanyl-D-glutamate--2,6-diaminopimelate ligase MurE homolog, chloroplastic isoform X3 has protein sequence MAFAFLSLRPFPPPWPPLSFSPKLTSNSINHHILLLKPPVLSTVSAIGPDGKYYPTSSDDDPPEAAEDSMHGINKFQQIQRQAARARKVQEEEFKKDQPIFLKALEETEDNPASLNNDYSGDDLFGEIDKAIALKRQEFIKKGLIKPAPKKEPVPEVESVDELEPEEVVDLEEISELQGMTEVSDVESVEENEESLDFEVGDGDFSSNLSSFDIDLDDFGKTKTRIVEPKFKMSLAELLDYSKVVPILVSGDLEVEISGISHDSRLVESGDLFVCRVGKKTDGHLYLSEADKRGAVAVVASKEMDIGETLGCKALVMVEDTDAVLANLASSFFRYPSKSMYVIGITGTNGKTTTSYLIKEVYEAMGLRTGMLSVVANYVHGDNKLESTKATMDSVLIQRLMAKMLHNGTEALVMEASSHELALGRCDEVDFDIAVFTNLTRDHLDCDGTLEEYRDAMAKLFSRMVDPERHRKIVNIDDPNATFFISQGNPEVPVMTFAMENKNADVHPLKFELSLFETQVLVNTPQGILEISSGLLGRHNIYNMLAAVSVGIAVGAPLEDIVRGIEEVDAVPGRCELIDEEQAFGVIVDHAQTPGALSRLLDYVRELSPRRIITEL, from the exons ATGGCGTTTGCGTTTCTCTCTCTGCGGCCCTTCCCACCACCATGGCCACcgctctccttctctcctaagCTCACATCCAACTCCATCAACCACCACATCCTCCTCCTTAAACCACCCGTTCTCTCCACCGTTTCCGCCATAGGCCCTGATGGCAAATACTACCCCACCTCATCTGACGATGACCCACCTGAAGCTGCTGAGGACTCCATGCACGGCATCAACAAGTTTCAGCAAATCCAACGCCAGGCGGCCCGTGCTCGCAAGGTTCAAGAAGAAGAGTTCAAAAAAGATCAGCCCATTTTCCTCAAAGCCCTTGAGGAGACAGAGGATAATCCCGCTTCTCTTAACAATGATTATTCTGGGGATGATCTTTTTGGGGAGATTGATAAGGCTATTGCGTTGAAACGCCAAGAATTTATCAAGAAGGGATTGATTAAGCCAGCCCCAAAGAAAGAGCCCGTGCCCGAAGTTGAGAGTGTGGATGAGTTGGAGCCGGAGGAAGTTGTTGATTTGGAGGAGATTAGTGAGCTTCAAGGGATGACCGAGGTTTCTGATGTTGAAAGCGTGGAGGAAAATGAGGAAAGTTTGGATTTTGAGGTGGGTGATGGTGACTTTTCGAGCAATTTATCTTCATTTGATAttgatttggatgattttgGAAAGACCAAGACTAGGATTGTTGAACCTAAGTTTAAGATGAGCTTAGCTGAACTGTTGGATTATAGTAAAGTTGTTCCTATATTGGTGTCTGGTGATTTGGAGGTGGAAATTAGTGGCATTTCACATGATTCTCGCCTTGTTGAGAGTGGAGATTTGTTTGTGTGTCGTGTCGGGAAGAAAACTGATGGGCATCTGTATTTGTCGGAAGCAGATAAGAGAGGTGCTGTCGCAGTTGTGGCGAGTAAGGAGATGGATATAGGGGAGACTTTGGGATGTAAGGCACTGGTAATGGTGGAGGATACAGATGCTGTATTAGCTAATTTAGCATCTTCTTTTTTCAGGTATCCTTCAAAGAGCATGTATGTCATTGGGATCACTGGGACAAATGGGAAGACAACAACTTCGTATTTGATCAAAGAGGTGTACGAGGCAATGGGATTGAGGACAGGAATGTTGAGCGTGGTGGCAAATTATGTTCATGGAGACAACAAGCTGGAGTCAACTAAAGCTACAATGGATTCAGTTTTGATCCAGAGGTTGATGGCGAAAATGTTACACAATGGCACAGAGGCACTGGTCATGGAGGCTTCTTCTCATGAACTGGCCCTGGGACGGTGTGATGAGGTTGACTTTGACATTGCAGTTTTCACTAACTTGACAAGGGACCATTTGGATTGTGATGGGACGTTGGAGGAGTACAGAGATGCCATGGCTAAGCTTTTTTCAAGGATGGTTGATCCAGAACGCCATCGCAAGATAGTAAATATTGATGATCCAAATGCAACTTTCTTTATCTCACAAGGGAATCCTGAGGTCCCGGTCATGACCTTTGCAATGGAGAATAAGAATGCTGATGTACATCCTCTAAAGTTTGAATTGTCTTTGTTTGAGACACAAGTTCTAGTTAATACACCTCAAGGTATATTGGAAATTTCGTCAGGGCTACTTGGAAGGCATAATATTTATAACATGCTTGCAGCTGTTTCTGTTGGGATTGCGGTTGGGGCTCCTTTGGAGGATATTGTACGAGGGATTGAAGAGGTTGATGCAGTGCCAGGCAGGTGTGAGTTGATAGATGAGGAACAGGCTTTTGGAGTGATTGTCGACCATGCACAAACTCCTGGTGCTTTGTCTAGACTTCTTGATTATGTTAGAGAACTTTCCCCTAGGCGAATTATAACCG AATTATGA
- the LOC140984336 gene encoding UDP-N-acetylmuramoyl-L-alanyl-D-glutamate--2,6-diaminopimelate ligase MurE homolog, chloroplastic isoform X1 yields MAFAFLSLRPFPPPWPPLSFSPKLTSNSINHHILLLKPPVLSTVSAIGPDGKYYPTSSDDDPPEAAEDSMHGINKFQQIQRQAARARKVQEEEFKKDQPIFLKALEETEDNPASLNNDYSGDDLFGEIDKAIALKRQEFIKKGLIKPAPKKEPVPEVESVDELEPEEVVDLEEISELQGMTEVSDVESVEENEESLDFEVGDGDFSSNLSSFDIDLDDFGKTKTRIVEPKFKMSLAELLDYSKVVPILVSGDLEVEISGISHDSRLVESGDLFVCRVGKKTDGHLYLSEADKRGAVAVVASKEMDIGETLGCKALVMVEDTDAVLANLASSFFRYPSKSMYVIGITGTNGKTTTSYLIKEVYEAMGLRTGMLSVVANYVHGDNKLESTKATMDSVLIQRLMAKMLHNGTEALVMEASSHELALGRCDEVDFDIAVFTNLTRDHLDCDGTLEEYRDAMAKLFSRMVDPERHRKIVNIDDPNATFFISQGNPEVPVMTFAMENKNADVHPLKFELSLFETQVLVNTPQGILEISSGLLGRHNIYNMLAAVSVGIAVGAPLEDIVRGIEEVDAVPGRCELIDEEQAFGVIVDHAQTPGALSRLLDYVRELSPRRIITVFGCPGETDRGKRPMMTKIATDKSDITILTSDNPKNEDPLDILDDMLAGVGWTMQDYLKYGENDYYPPLPNGHRLFLHDIRLVAVRCAVAMGEEGDMVVVAGKGHETYQIQGSKKDFFDDREECREALQYVDELHRAGIDTSEFPWRLPESH; encoded by the exons ATGGCGTTTGCGTTTCTCTCTCTGCGGCCCTTCCCACCACCATGGCCACcgctctccttctctcctaagCTCACATCCAACTCCATCAACCACCACATCCTCCTCCTTAAACCACCCGTTCTCTCCACCGTTTCCGCCATAGGCCCTGATGGCAAATACTACCCCACCTCATCTGACGATGACCCACCTGAAGCTGCTGAGGACTCCATGCACGGCATCAACAAGTTTCAGCAAATCCAACGCCAGGCGGCCCGTGCTCGCAAGGTTCAAGAAGAAGAGTTCAAAAAAGATCAGCCCATTTTCCTCAAAGCCCTTGAGGAGACAGAGGATAATCCCGCTTCTCTTAACAATGATTATTCTGGGGATGATCTTTTTGGGGAGATTGATAAGGCTATTGCGTTGAAACGCCAAGAATTTATCAAGAAGGGATTGATTAAGCCAGCCCCAAAGAAAGAGCCCGTGCCCGAAGTTGAGAGTGTGGATGAGTTGGAGCCGGAGGAAGTTGTTGATTTGGAGGAGATTAGTGAGCTTCAAGGGATGACCGAGGTTTCTGATGTTGAAAGCGTGGAGGAAAATGAGGAAAGTTTGGATTTTGAGGTGGGTGATGGTGACTTTTCGAGCAATTTATCTTCATTTGATAttgatttggatgattttgGAAAGACCAAGACTAGGATTGTTGAACCTAAGTTTAAGATGAGCTTAGCTGAACTGTTGGATTATAGTAAAGTTGTTCCTATATTGGTGTCTGGTGATTTGGAGGTGGAAATTAGTGGCATTTCACATGATTCTCGCCTTGTTGAGAGTGGAGATTTGTTTGTGTGTCGTGTCGGGAAGAAAACTGATGGGCATCTGTATTTGTCGGAAGCAGATAAGAGAGGTGCTGTCGCAGTTGTGGCGAGTAAGGAGATGGATATAGGGGAGACTTTGGGATGTAAGGCACTGGTAATGGTGGAGGATACAGATGCTGTATTAGCTAATTTAGCATCTTCTTTTTTCAGGTATCCTTCAAAGAGCATGTATGTCATTGGGATCACTGGGACAAATGGGAAGACAACAACTTCGTATTTGATCAAAGAGGTGTACGAGGCAATGGGATTGAGGACAGGAATGTTGAGCGTGGTGGCAAATTATGTTCATGGAGACAACAAGCTGGAGTCAACTAAAGCTACAATGGATTCAGTTTTGATCCAGAGGTTGATGGCGAAAATGTTACACAATGGCACAGAGGCACTGGTCATGGAGGCTTCTTCTCATGAACTGGCCCTGGGACGGTGTGATGAGGTTGACTTTGACATTGCAGTTTTCACTAACTTGACAAGGGACCATTTGGATTGTGATGGGACGTTGGAGGAGTACAGAGATGCCATGGCTAAGCTTTTTTCAAGGATGGTTGATCCAGAACGCCATCGCAAGATAGTAAATATTGATGATCCAAATGCAACTTTCTTTATCTCACAAGGGAATCCTGAGGTCCCGGTCATGACCTTTGCAATGGAGAATAAGAATGCTGATGTACATCCTCTAAAGTTTGAATTGTCTTTGTTTGAGACACAAGTTCTAGTTAATACACCTCAAGGTATATTGGAAATTTCGTCAGGGCTACTTGGAAGGCATAATATTTATAACATGCTTGCAGCTGTTTCTGTTGGGATTGCGGTTGGGGCTCCTTTGGAGGATATTGTACGAGGGATTGAAGAGGTTGATGCAGTGCCAGGCAGGTGTGAGTTGATAGATGAGGAACAGGCTTTTGGAGTGATTGTCGACCATGCACAAACTCCTGGTGCTTTGTCTAGACTTCTTGATTATGTTAGAGAACTTTCCCCTAGGCGAATTATAACCG TTTTTGGTTGTCCTGGCGAGACTGACAGAGGTAAAAGGCCAATGATGACAAAGATCGCAACAGATAAAAGTGATATTACTATTTTGACATCAGACAATCCAAAAAATGAAGATCCTT TGGACATCTTGGATGACATGCTGGCCGGTGTAGGCTGGACAATGCAAGATTACTTGAAATATGGAGAAAATGATTATTATCCACCTCTTCCTAATGGCCATAGACTGTTTCTACATGATATTAGACTAGTAGCTGTACGATGTGCTGTTGCAATGGGCGAGGAAGGCGATATGGTG GTGGTTGCTGGTAAAGGCCACGAAACATATCAGATACAAGGTTCAAAGAAGGACTTCTTTGATGATAGGGAGGAATGCCGGGAGGCATTGCAGTATGTTGACGAGCTTCACCGAGCTGGAATTGATACAAGTGAATTCCCATGGAG GTTACCCGAGAGCCATTAG